The DNA region CTTCTTAGGATTCCACGGGGATAAAGTACCCGATATCGATTTGAACTTCTCTGGTGATTACCAAGCAGAGGCTCACCATTACACAAAAGTGCTATTTGGCGAAGAATATGTTTTCCGTGCAGGGACAATTGGTACAGTTGCTGATAAGACAGCGTACGGATTCGTTAAAGGGTATGAACGAGATAATGAATTGAACTTTAGAGCTGCGGAAGTTGACCGTTTGGCAAAAGGGTCAACAGGGGTTAAGAGAACAACTGGACAACATCCAGGGGGGATTATTGTTATTCCTGATTATATGGATGTCTATGATTTCTCACCAATCCAATTCCCGGCTGATGATCAAAACTCTGAATGGAAAACAACTCACTTTGATTTCCATTCGATTCATGATAACGTACTAAAACTTGATATTTTGGGACATGATGACCCAACAGTTATTAGAATGTTGCAAGACTTATCAGGGATTGATCCTAAAACGATTCCAACGGATGATCCAGAAGTGATGCGAATTTTCTCTGGGCCAGAAGTGCTAGGTGTTGAACCGGATCAAATCTTTTCAAAAACAGGTTCTTTAGGTATTCCAGAGTTTGGGACGAAGTTTGTTCGGGGAATGTTAGAACAAACCCATCCCACAACTTTTGCTGAATTACTCCAAATTTCAGGACTTTCTCATGGTACTGACGTTTGGTTAGGAAATGCTGAAGAGTTGATTCGTAAAGGTCAAACAACCTTGGCAGAAGTAATTGGTTGTCGTGATGATATCATGGTTTACTTGATTCACAACGGCTTAGAAGATGGACTTGCCTTCAAAATAATGGAGGGCGTTCGTAAAGGTAAAGGGATTTCAGAAGAAGATCAAGCGGAAATGCGTGCGGTTGGTATTCCCGAATGGTACATTGAATCATGTCTGAAAATTAAGTACATGTTCCCGAAAGCCCATGCGGCAGCTTACGTCTTGATGGCGTTACGTGTGGCATACTTTAAAGTCTATTATCCAATTCTTTATTATGCAGCGTACTTCTCAGTTCGTGCTGATGATTTTGATTTAGTAGCAATGTCGAAAGGCAAGGATGCTGTCAAAGCTCGCATGAAAGAAATTACGGATAAAGGAATGGAAGCATCGACGAAAGAAAAAAATCTTTTAACCGTGCTTGAACTATGTAACGAAATGCTTGAACGTGGTTATAATTTCAAAATGATTGATTTGTATAAATCTGATGCGGAAAACTTTGTGATTGAAGGTAATACTTTAATTGCGCCATTCCGTGCAGTACCAAGTTTAGGTCAGAACGTTGCGAAACAGATTATGGTTGCCCGTGAAGAGCAAGAGTTTTTATCAAAAGAAGATCTTGCTAACCGTGGCAAAGTCTCTAAAACATTAATTGAATACATGACAGAAAATGGTGTTCTTGATGGCTTGCCAGATGAAAACCAACTATCATTATTCGATATGCTATAAAAAATAAGCAGAGCCATTGGCTCTGCTTATTTTTGTTTTAAGGTAAGGGTAATTAAATGCGGTTTATTGTTAATGCGAAGTGGGAAACGACTATTAGCTAATCCACGGCTAACTATTAAAGGTAATTGCTTAGTTGCTTGATCAAAATAAATGCCAGATGAATAAGGTGGTAACCAAGTATTATCAGGTCCTAAAAGTCCACCTATGTATGGTAATCTAATTTGACCTCCATGAGCATGTCCGGCAAAAATAGCGACTGCTGTCGTTTCTTTAAAGTTAGCTAAGTAATCAGAATACAGTTCTGGATGATGTGCTAGGATGAGTGAAATTGGGTAATCTTTCAGTTTGTTTTTTTCTTCAGGTGGTAAATCAGTTATTTCATTCCGTAAGCCAACAACGGCAATATTAGTTTGTTTGATAGTGACCGTTGTCACGTCATTCTCAAGTAAGGTAGCCCGAGTAGCTAAAATTGATTGACGCCATTGATCAAAGTCATCACAAGTTTCTTCGTGATTCCCTTCAATGACGAAAGTAGGGGCAATGATAACTAAGTCGTCGATAAAGTTTGCGATGGTCGTTACTGATAAATCTTCTGTCCGATCAATTGTATCACCCGTCACAAAAATTAAATCAGGTGATTCTTTGGAAATAGCTTCTAATAAATCATCAGGGTTTAATTTAAGTCGTCTAAAATGTAAATCAGAGATATGACTAATTTTAACCTGCTCTAATTCTTTTGGTAAGTTAGTGACTAATAAGGGAATGTGTTCTATTTGTAATTGGCGATTAGACCAGAAGCCATAACCAATAATTAGTATGATAAGCATTGCCAAAATCAACGTAGTTGTGCTCATATAGGCAGTCCTTTCTAAATCTTTCTGTTAGTTAGTATAACAAATAAATAAAAAATAAAGGAACCTAGATAATATTTCTTAATCTTAATTTAATAGACTTCGGAACTATCAAAGAAGAAGGCGTGTCAATTTGAATTGTCATTGCGGGTATGGTACAATACTTATAGAATGATACTTGAGAAAGAGTGAGCGCCCCGCGCTCACTCTTTTTGATGAAATAGGTTAAGTATCGAGAAGGAGGGGAATTACTTGAGTAGTGTTGTGGAAACTGTAACAACAGTTGTTACACCAATCACTGACGAATTAAAATTTGAGGTTGTTGAGGTGGAGTTTGTAAAAGAAGGCCAAAATTGGTTTCTAAGAATTTACATTGACAAACCAGGTGGGATTGATATTGAAGATTGTGCAGTAGCTAGTGAAAAAATTAGTGAAGCTTTAGATGCCATGAATCCAGATCCGATTCCGCAAGCATATTTCTTGGAAGTGTCTTCGCCTGGTGCAGAGCGTCCTTTGAAGAAAGAAGAAGATTTTGTAAATGCGTTGGAAGAATATGTTCACGTGTCGTTGTATACAACGGTTGAAGATGACAAACAATTCAACGGTTATTTAAAAGAAGTGACACCAGAAACCTTAACTTTAACAGTTAAGATTAAAACACGTGATAAAGACATGACTTTTGAACGTAGCAATATTGCAAAAGCGCGCTTAGCGATTAAATTTTAAACAATTGAAAACAATGGAGGCATAATAAAATGAGTAAAGAAATGTTAAATGCTCTTGAAGCCCTAGAAGTTGAAAAAGGGATTTCAAAAGACATTGTCATCGAAGCACTTGAAGCAGCATTAGTGTCAGCATACAAACGTCACTATGGCCAAGCGCAAAATGTTGAAGTGGAATTTGATTCTAAAAAAGGTAAAATCCATGTCTACGGCGTGAAGGAAGTCACTGATGAAGTGATGGATTCACAACTAGAAATCAGTTTAGAAGAAGCTCTAAAAATTAATGGTGCTTATGAAGTAGGGGATACAATCCGTTTTGAAGTAACACCAAAAGATTTTGGACGTATTGCAGCACAAACAGCTAAACAAGTTGTATTACAACGTGTTCGCGAAGCAGAACGTGAAATCGTCTTTAATGAATTTTCAGCTTACGAAAATGAAATCATGCAAGGGATTGTAGAACGTCAAGACAATCGTTACATCTATGTAAACTTAGGAAAAATCGAAGCGGTACTTTCTCGCCAAGATCAAATTCCAAATGAAGTTTACCATGCACATGATCGTATCCGCGTTTATGTATCAAAAGTAGAAAATACATCAAAAGGCCCTCAAGTATTTGTTAGCCGTAGTCACCCAGATTTATTAAAACGTTTATTTGAACAAGAAGTACCTGAAGTTTACGATGGTATTGTTGAAATCGTCAGCGTTGCTCGTGAAGCAGGCGATCGTGCTAAAGTAGCAGTTCGTTCACAAGACCCAAATGTTGATCCAGTTGGAACATGTGTGGGTCAACGTGGTCAACGTGTTCAAGCAATCGTTAATGAACTTAAAGGTGAAAACATGGATATCGTTGAGTGGAATGAAGATCCAGCAATCTACATTGCAAATGCTTTAAACCCAGCTCAAGTTGTGGATGTTCAGTTTGATGAAAGCCAAAAAGCTTGTACAGTTGTGGTTCCTGATTATCAATTATCATTAGCAATTGGTAAACGCGGACAAAATGCTCGTTTAGCTGCTAAACTAACAAACTTCAAAATCGATATTAAATCTGAATCAGACATGGCAGAGCTTGGTAATCAAGTAGAAGCTGTTGAAACTGATGAAGAAGTGAGTAACGAAGAAGCGTAAAGAAGGGTGGCGAAATAGATGAAAGAACGAAAAGTTCCCTTAAGAAAATGTGTTGTTTCAGGTGAAATGAATCCTAAAGGTACAATGGTTAGGATTGTTCGCTCAAAAGAAGGCGTTGTTTCAATCGATCCTAGCGGTAAAATGCCAGGTCGAGGTGCTTACGTTACTATTGAGCCGACGATTGTCCAAAAAGCCCGTGATAAACAATTATTTGATCGAGTATTAAAAGCTAAGGTAGAAGATAGTTTTTATCAAGAGTTAATGGATTATGTATCCCATCAAAAAGCAAGACAGGAATTATTTGCAAATGACAAATAAGGATAAGATTTTAAATTTACTAGGGATGGCAATGAGAGCCGGTAAAATCGTTTCAGGTGAAGAATTAACAATAAATGACATTCGCTCAGGCAATGCCAAAATTGTCTTTGTAGCCAACGATGCAAGTCCCAATACAATAAAAAAAATCAATGACAAGAGCAGCTATTACCAAGTTCCTTGTAGTAGCGAGTTCTCACAAATGGAATTAAGCAATGCTATCGGTCGTAGCCGAATGATTATCGGTGTATGCGACAAAGGCTTTGCTAAGAAATTCCAGGAGTTATTGATGACATAGGAAGGTGATTGAATGAGTAAGAAAAGAATTTATGAATTCGCAAAAGAAATCGATCAATCGAATAAAGCAATCGTCGATAAAGCCCAATCACTAGGTATGGATATTAAAAACCATATGGGGTCAATTAGTTCTGAACAAGAAAAACAATTAAAAGCAGCCTTTAAAGGAGGAGCAAAACCAGCTCCTAAAGGAAATGCTAAGCCAGCAGTTAAACCTGCTGAAAAACCAGCGTCACAAAGACCAAATGCGGCTCGTCCAAACTTTGATACGTCTGAAAGACCAGCGTCACAAAGACCAAATGCAGCTCGTCCAAACTTCAGTGCAGATGAAAGAAAAGTTGCACCCAAACCAGCAGCAAAACCTGCTGAAAAACCAGTACAACAAAAACCAGCTGCACCGAAACCAGCTGCTAAGCCAACTGAAAGACCAGCACAACAAAAACCAGCTGCGTCTAAACCAGTAGCTAAACCAGCTGAAAAACCAGCGCAACAAAAGCCTGCTGCATCTAAACCAGCAGCTAAGCCAGCTGAAAGACCAGCACAACAAAAACCAGCTGCGTCTAAACCAGCGCAACAACAAAATCGTCCAGCTCAAAATCAAAACAATCGCCCAGCACAGGGACAAAATCAAAACAATCGCCCGGCACAAGGTCAAAACCAAAATGCTCGTGGTGGTCAACAAGGTGGACAAAACAACCGTGGTGGACAAGGTGGCTACCAAGGTCGCAGTAATAACAACTACCGCCCAGGTGGACAAGGTGGTTATCAAGGACGTAACAACAATCGCTTTAATAAAAAAGGGCGTAAGAAACAATATCCAGCTTCAAACAAACCTGCTGTACCAGCACGTAAGTTTAAAGAATTACCAGAAGTGTTAGTTTACACAGAAGGTATGAACGTTGCTGAAATCTCTAAAAAAATCTACCGTGATCCAGCTGAAATCATCAAAAAATTATTCATGATGGGTGTTATGGTTAACCAAAACCAAGCCCTTGATAATGATACGATTGAATTATTAGCTGTTGAATATGGTATTGAAGCAGAAGAAAAAGTAGCAGTTGATGTGGCTGATATTGATAAATTCTTCGAACCAGAAGCAATTGAAGAAGGCAACTTACAAGAACGCCCACCAGTTGTGACAATCATGGGTCACGTTGACCATGGTAAAACAACATTATTAGATACGTTACGTAATACTAAAGTAACTGATGGTGAAGCCGGTGGTATCACTCAACATATTGGTGCTTACCAAATTGATGTTGATGGTAAAACAATTACTTTCTTAGATACACCAGGACATGCTGCTTTCACAAGTATGCGTGCACGTGGTGCAAGTATCACTGATATTACCATCTTAGTCGTAGCAGCAGACGATGGTGTTATGCCACAAACTATTGAAGCGATTAACCATGCTAAAGCTGCAGATGTGCCAATTATTGTAGCGGTTAATAAAATCGATAAACCAGGTGCTAACCCTGAAAATGTTATCGGTCAATTGAGTGAACATGGTCTTATTCCAGAAGCTTGGGGTGGCGATACAATGTTCGTTAATATCTCAGCTAAAAACAATGAAAACATTGATGAATTATTAGAAAATATTGTTTTAATTTCTGAAGTGCAAGAATTAAAAGCTGATCCAACGCAACGTGCAATTGGTAGCGTGATTGAAGCGCGTCTTGATAAAGGAAAAGGAACTGTTGCTACATTACTAGTTCAACAAGGTACGCTACGTGTTGGTGATCCTATCGTAGTTGGTAATACATTTGGTCGTGTTCGTACGATGACAAATGATATGGGTCGTCGTGATAAAGAAGCTGGACCAGCAACACCAGTTGAAATCACAGGTTTAAATGATGTGCCACAAGCCGGCGATCGTTTTGTAGTCTTTGAAGATGAGAAAACGGCTCGTGCAGCAGGTGAAGAACGTGCCGCTCGTGCACTATCAGCACAACGTAATACCAACACAGTTGTAACGTTAGATAACTTATTTGATAGCTTGAAAGATGGCGAAATCAAAGATGTTAACGTGATTATCAAAGCTGATGTACAAGGTACAGCTGAAGCATTATCAGCCAGCTTACAAAAAATCGAAGTTGAAGGTGTGCGTGTTAAAATCGTTCACTCAGCAGTTGGTGCCATCACTGAAAGTGATATCACACTAGCTTCTGCCAGTGGGGCAATTGTTGTCGGATTTAATGTCCGTCCAACCATTCAAGCTCGTCAACAAGCTGAACAAGATGAAGTTGATATTCGTTTACACAGTATTATCTATAACGTGATTGATGAAATTGAAACAGCTATGAACGGTTTATTAGAACCTGAATATGAAGAAGTGATTACTGGTCAAATGTTGATCCGTGAAACTTATGCTGTTTCTAAAGTTGGAACAATCGGTGGTTGTTATGTTACCGATGGTTCAATCAAGCGCGATGGTGGTATCCGCTTAATTCGTGATAACATTGTTATCCACGAAGGTAAGCTTGCCAGCTTGAAACGTTTCAAAGATGATGCGAAAGAAGTAAAAATGGGATTTGAATGTGGTGCGATGATTGAAGATTACAATGACATCAAAGTTGATGATGTGATTGAAGGATTTGAAATGGTCGAAATTAAACGTAAATAATCCAAAAAATCGGAGGGATTGACATGGTTAAATATCGTGATCGTAAAGTTGCGCAAGAAGTGCAACGAGAAGTTAATGATATTCTTCAAAAACGTGTCCGTGATCCTCGTGTCCAAGACGTGACTATTACAGACGTTCGTGTGACAGGTGATTTACAACAAGCAACGATTTACTATAGTATTTTATCTGATAAAGCTTCTGAGCTTAAAAAAGCGCAAGAAGGATTAGATAAAGCAACAGGCTTAATTCGTAAAGAGTTAGGCCAACGCTTAAGAATCTATAAAACGCCTGAATTAATTTTTGAGCGTGATGAATCAGTTGCTTACGGAAGTCGTATTGATGAATTAATCCGTAACTTAAACAAAAATGAT from Vagococcus coleopterorum includes:
- the infB gene encoding translation initiation factor IF-2, producing MSKKRIYEFAKEIDQSNKAIVDKAQSLGMDIKNHMGSISSEQEKQLKAAFKGGAKPAPKGNAKPAVKPAEKPASQRPNAARPNFDTSERPASQRPNAARPNFSADERKVAPKPAAKPAEKPVQQKPAAPKPAAKPTERPAQQKPAASKPVAKPAEKPAQQKPAASKPAAKPAERPAQQKPAASKPAQQQNRPAQNQNNRPAQGQNQNNRPAQGQNQNARGGQQGGQNNRGGQGGYQGRSNNNYRPGGQGGYQGRNNNRFNKKGRKKQYPASNKPAVPARKFKELPEVLVYTEGMNVAEISKKIYRDPAEIIKKLFMMGVMVNQNQALDNDTIELLAVEYGIEAEEKVAVDVADIDKFFEPEAIEEGNLQERPPVVTIMGHVDHGKTTLLDTLRNTKVTDGEAGGITQHIGAYQIDVDGKTITFLDTPGHAAFTSMRARGASITDITILVVAADDGVMPQTIEAINHAKAADVPIIVAVNKIDKPGANPENVIGQLSEHGLIPEAWGGDTMFVNISAKNNENIDELLENIVLISEVQELKADPTQRAIGSVIEARLDKGKGTVATLLVQQGTLRVGDPIVVGNTFGRVRTMTNDMGRRDKEAGPATPVEITGLNDVPQAGDRFVVFEDEKTARAAGEERAARALSAQRNTNTVVTLDNLFDSLKDGEIKDVNVIIKADVQGTAEALSASLQKIEVEGVRVKIVHSAVGAITESDITLASASGAIVVGFNVRPTIQARQQAEQDEVDIRLHSIIYNVIDEIETAMNGLLEPEYEEVITGQMLIRETYAVSKVGTIGGCYVTDGSIKRDGGIRLIRDNIVIHEGKLASLKRFKDDAKEVKMGFECGAMIEDYNDIKVDDVIEGFEMVEIKRK
- a CDS encoding YlxQ-related RNA-binding protein, with protein sequence MTNKDKILNLLGMAMRAGKIVSGEELTINDIRSGNAKIVFVANDASPNTIKKINDKSSYYQVPCSSEFSQMELSNAIGRSRMIIGVCDKGFAKKFQELLMT
- the rbfA gene encoding 30S ribosome-binding factor RbfA translates to MVKYRDRKVAQEVQREVNDILQKRVRDPRVQDVTITDVRVTGDLQQATIYYSILSDKASELKKAQEGLDKATGLIRKELGQRLRIYKTPELIFERDESVAYGSRIDELIRNLNKND
- the rnpM gene encoding RNase P modulator RnpM, whose protein sequence is MKERKVPLRKCVVSGEMNPKGTMVRIVRSKEGVVSIDPSGKMPGRGAYVTIEPTIVQKARDKQLFDRVLKAKVEDSFYQELMDYVSHQKARQELFANDK
- a CDS encoding metallophosphoesterase; this translates as MSTTTLILAMLIILIIGYGFWSNRQLQIEHIPLLVTNLPKELEQVKISHISDLHFRRLKLNPDDLLEAISKESPDLIFVTGDTIDRTEDLSVTTIANFIDDLVIIAPTFVIEGNHEETCDDFDQWRQSILATRATLLENDVTTVTIKQTNIAVVGLRNEITDLPPEEKNKLKDYPISLILAHHPELYSDYLANFKETTAVAIFAGHAHGGQIRLPYIGGLLGPDNTWLPPYSSGIYFDQATKQLPLIVSRGLANSRFPLRINNKPHLITLTLKQK
- the rimP gene encoding ribosome maturation factor RimP, giving the protein MSSVVETVTTVVTPITDELKFEVVEVEFVKEGQNWFLRIYIDKPGGIDIEDCAVASEKISEALDAMNPDPIPQAYFLEVSSPGAERPLKKEEDFVNALEEYVHVSLYTTVEDDKQFNGYLKEVTPETLTLTVKIKTRDKDMTFERSNIAKARLAIKF